The following are encoded together in the Cololabis saira isolate AMF1-May2022 chromosome 5, fColSai1.1, whole genome shotgun sequence genome:
- the LOC133444453 gene encoding myosin heavy chain, fast skeletal muscle-like isoform X3: MSTDAEMALYGKAAIYLRKPEKERIEAQTRPFDAKSACYVADVKELYLKATILKKEGGKVTVKVLDTQEERTVKEDDINPMNPPKYDKMEDMAMMTHLNEATVLYNLKERYAAWMIYTYSGLFCATVNPYKWLPVYDSEVVSAYRGKKRMEAPPHIFSVSDNAYQFMLTDRQNQSVLITGESGAGKTVNTKRVIQYFATISVGGGKAKESSKMQGSLEDQIIAANPLLEAYGNAKTIRNDNSSRFGKFIRIHFGTTGKLSSADIETYLLEKSRVTFQLSDERGYHIFYQMMTNHKPEIIEMSLITSNPYDFPMCSMGQITVASIDDKEELDATDNAIDILGFNGEEKMGIYKLTGAVLHHGNMKFKQKQREEQAEPDGTENADKIAYLLGLNSADMLKGLCYPRVKVGNEFVTKGQTVPQVNNAVTALAKSIYGRMFDWMVVRINQMLATKQARNHFIGVLDIAGFEIFDFNTLEQLCINFTNEKLQQFFNHHMFVLEQEEYKKEGIIWEFIDFGMDLAACIELIEKPMGIFSILEEECMFPKADDTSFKNKLYDQHLGKNKAFEKPKPAKGKAEAHFSLVHYAGTVDYNICGWLDKNKDPLNESVLQLYGKASCKLVALLYPPAAPEEAGKKGGKKKGGSMQTVSSQFRENLGKLMTNLRSTHPHFVRCLIPNESKTPGLMENFLVIHQLRCNGVLEGIRICRKGFPSRILYADFKQRYKVLNASVIPEGQFIDNKKASEKLLGSIDVPQDEYRFGHTKVFFKAGLLGTLEEMRDEKLASLVTMTQALCRAYLMRKEFVVMMARRHAIYTIQYNVRSFMNVKHWPWMKVYYKIKPLLKSAETEKELMNMKENYEKMTADLAAALAKKKELEEKMVSILQEKNDLQLQVASETENLSDAEERCEGLIKSKIQLEAKLKETTERLEDEEEINAELTAKKRKLEDECSELKKDIDDLELTLAKVEKEKHATENKVKNLTEEMASQDESIAKLTKEKKALQEAHQQTLDDLQAEEDKVNTLTKSKTKLEQQVDDLEGSLEQEKKLRMDLERAKRKLEGDLKLAQESIMDLENDKQQSDEKIKKKDFEISQLLSKIEDEQSLGAQLQKKIKELQARIEELEEEIEAERAARAKVEKQRADLSRELEEISERLEEAGGATAAQIEMNKKREAEFQKLRRDLEESTLQHEATAAALRKKQADSVAELGEQIDNLQRVKQKLEKEKSEYKMEIDDLSSNMEAVAKSKGNLEKMCRTLEDQLSELKTKNDENMRQNNDMSAQKARLLTENGEFSRQIEEKEGLVSQLTRGKQAFTQQLEELKRHVEEEVKAKNALAHGLQSARHDCDLLREQFEEEQEAKAELQRGMSKANSEVAQWRTKYETDAIQRTEELEESKKKLAQRLQEAEEQIEAVNSKCASLEKTKQRLQSEVEDLMIDVERANGLAANLDKKQRNFDKVLAEWKQKYEEGQAELEGAQKEARTLSTELFKMKNSYEEALDQLETMKRENKNLQQEISDLTEQLGDTGKSIHELEKAKKQVETEKSEIQTALEEAEGTLEHEESKILRVQLELNQIKGEVDRKIAEKDEEMEQIKRNSQRVIDSMQSTLDAEVRSRNDALRIKKKMEGDLNEMEIQLSHANRQAAESQKQLRNVQAQLKDAQLHLDDAVRAQDDLKEQAAMVDRRNGLLVAEIEELRVALEQTERGRKVAEQELVDASERVGLLHSQNTSLINTKKKLESDLVQIQSEVDDTVQEARNAEDKAKKAITDAAMMAEELKKEQDTSAHLERMKKNLEVAVKDLQHRLDEAENLAMKGGKKQLQKLESRVRELEGEVEAEQRRGADSVKGVRKYERRVKELTYQTEEDKKNVNRLQDLVDKLQLKVKAYKRQADEAEEQANTHLSKSRKLQHELEEAEERADIAESQVNKMRVKSRDSGKVNMHTYYD, from the exons ATGAGTACGGACGCGGAGATGGCCCTTTATGGCAAAGCTGCCATTTACCTTCGTAAGCCAGAAAAGGAGAGGATTGAGGCTCAGACCAGACCTTTTGATGCCAAGAGTGCCTGCTATGTTGCTGATGTCAAAGAACTGTACCTGAAGGCAACAATCCTCAAGAAAGAGGGTGGCAAAGTCACCGTCAAAGTCTTGGACACTCAGGAG GAGAGGACAGTCAAAGAAGATGACATCAATCCAATGAACCCTCCCAAGTACGACAAAATGGAGGACATGGCCATGATGACCCATCTCAATGAAGCCACTGTGCTGTATAATCTCAAAGAGCGTTATGCAGCATGGATGATCTAC ACCTACTCTGGGTTGTTCTGTGCAACTGTGAACCCCTACAAGTGGCTCCCAGTGTACGATTCCGAAGTCGTCTCTGCCTATAGAGGCAAGAAGCGTATGGAGGCTCCACCCCACATCTTCTCCGTCTCTGACAATGCCTATCAGTTCATGCTTACTG ATAGGCAGAACCAGTCTGTCCTGATCAC TGGAGAATCTGGTGCTGGAAAGACTGTGAACACCAAGCGTGTCATTCAGTACTTTGCTACAATCTCTGTTGGTGGGGGTAAGGCGAAGGAATCAAGTAAAATGCAG GGGTCGCTGGAGGATCAAATCATTGCAGCCAATCCCCTGCTGGAGGCTTATGGTAATGCCAAAACTATTAGGAATGACAACTCTTCTCGTTTT GGTAAATTCATCAGGATCCATTTCGGCACAACTGGCAAACTGTCTAGTGCTGATATTGAGACAT ACCTGCTGGAGAAGTCTAGAGTGACATTCCAGCTTTCTGATGAGAGAGGCTACCACATCTTCTACCAGATGATGACAAACCACAAACCAGAGATCATTG aaatgtcTCTGATCACAAGCAACCCCTATGACTTCCCCATGTGCAGCATGGGTCAGATCACTGTGGCCAGCATTGATGACAAAGAAGAGCTGGACGCCACTGAT AATGCCATTGATATCCTGGGCTTCAACGGAGAGGAGAAGATGGGCATCTACAAGTTGACTGGTGCTGTGCTTCACCATGGTAACATGAAGTTCAAGCAGAAGCAGCGTGAGGAGCAGGCTGAGCCTGACGGCACAGAGA ATGCTGACAAGATTGCTTACTTGTTGGGCCTGAACTCTGCTGATATGCTCAAGGGATTGTGCTATCCAAGAGTGAAGGTCGGGAATGAATTTGTCACCAAGGGACAGACTGTACCTCAG GTCAATAATGCTGTCACTGCCCTGGCCAAGTCCATCTATGGAAGGATGTTCGATTGGATGGTCGTCCGTATCAACCAGATGCTGGCCACTAAGCAAGCAAGAAACCACTTCATCGGTGTCCTGGACATTGCCGGCTTTGAAATCTTTGAT TTCAACACATTGGAGCAGCTGTGCATCAACTTCACCAATGAGAAACTGCAACAGTTCTTCAACCACCACATGTTTGTTCTGGAGCAAGAGGAGTACAAGAAGGAAGGCATCATTTGGGAGTTCATTGACTTTGGTATGGACTTGGCTGCCTGTATTGAGCTGATTGAAAAG CCAATGGGCATCTTCTCCATCCTCGAAGAGGAGTGCATGTTCCCCAAGGCCGATGACACTTCCTTCAAGAACAAGCTGTATGACCAGCATCTTGGCAAAAACAAGGCTTTTGAGAAGCCAAAACCTGCCAAGGGCAAGGCTGAGGCTCACTTCTCCCTGGTGCACTATGCTGGaactgtggactacaacatctGTGGTTGGCTGGACAAGAACAAGGATCCACTGAATGAGTCTGTTCTGCAGCTCTATGGGAAGGCATCATGCAAACTGGTGGCTCTCCTGTATCCTCCCGCTGCTCCTGAGG AGGCTggcaagaagggaggaaagaagaagggtGGTTCTATGCAGACTGTGTCATCACAGTTCAGG GAGAACTTGGGCAAGCTGATGACCAACCTGAGGAGTACCCATCCTCACTTTGTGCGCTGCCTCATTCCCAATGAGTCAAAGACTCCAG GCTTGATGGAGAACTTCCTGGTCATCCACCAGCTCAGGTGTAACGGTGTGCTGGAGGGTATCAGAATctgcagaaaaggtttccccAGCAGAATCCTCTATGCTGACTTCAAACAGAG ATACAAAGTACTGAATGCCAGTGTCATCCCTGAGGGTCAATTCATTGACAACAAGAAAGCCTCTGAGAAGCTGCTTGGATCAATTGACGTTCCTCAAGATGAGTACAGATTTGGACACACCAAG GTGTTCTTCAAGGCTGGTCTGCTGGGTACCCTTGAGGAGATGAGAGATGAAAAGTTGGCATCCCTGGTCACAATGACTCAGGCTCTCTGCCGTGCTTACCTCATGAGAAAGGAGTTTGTTGTTATGATGGCTAGGAggcac GCCATTTATACTATCCAGTATAATGTCCGCTCATTCATGAATGTGAAACACTGGCCATGGATGAAGGTTTATTACAAGATCAAGCCTCTCTTGAAGAGTGCTGAGACTGAGAAGGAGCTCATGAATATGAAGGAGAACTATGAGAAGATGACAGCAGACCTTGCTGCTGCCTTGGCCAAGAAAaaggagctggaggaaaagaTGGTGTCTATTCTGCAGGAGAAGAACGATCTGCAGCTGCAAGTGGCATCT GAAACAGAGAATCTGTCAGATGCTGAGGAGAGGTGCGAGGGTCTTATCAAGAGCAAGATTCAACTCGAGGCCAAACTCAAAGAGACCACTGAGAGActggaagatgaggaggaaatCAATGCTGAGCTTACTGCAAagaagaggaagctggaggaCGAATGCTCTGAGCTCAAAAAAGATATTGATGACCTGGAACTTACATTGGCCAAAGTGGAAAAGGAGAAACATGCCACTGAGAACAAG GTGAAGAACCTGACTGAGGAGATGGCCTCTCAGGATGAGAGCATTGCTAAACTGACCAAGGAGAAGAAAGCTCTTCAGGAAGCTCATCAGCAGACTCTTGATGACCTGCAGGCGGAGGAAGACAAAGTCAACACTCTGACCAAGTCCAAGACCAAGCTTGAGCAACAAGTTGATGAT CTTGAAGGTTCTCTGGAGCAAGAGAAGAAGCTTCGTATGGATCTTGAGAGAGCCAAGAGGAAGCTGGAAGGAGATCTGAAACTGGCCCAGGAATCCATAATGGATCTGGAGAATGACAAGCAGCAGTCTgatgagaaaattaaaaa GAAGGACTTTGAAATCAGCCAGCTCCTCAGCAAGATTGAAGATGAGCAGTCATTGGGTGCACAGCTTCAGAAGAAGATTAAGGAGCTTCAG GCCCGTattgaggagctggaggaggaaatCGAGGCGGAGCGCGCTGCTCGTGCCAAGGTTGAGAAGCAGAGAGCTGACCTCTCCAGGGAACTTGAGGAGATCAGTGAGAGGCTGGAGGAAGCTGGTGGCGCCACTGCTGCTCAGATTGAGATGAACAAGAAGCGCGAGGCTGAGTTCCAGAAGCTCCGTCGTGACCTTGAGGAGTCTACTCTGCAGCATGAAGCCACTGCTGCTGCTCTGCGCAAGAAGCAGGCCGACAGCGTTGCTGAGCTGGGAGAGCAGATCGACAACCTGCAGCGTGTCAAGCAGAAGCTTGAGAAAGAAAAGAGTGAATATAAGATGGAGATTGACGACCTCTCCAGCAACATGGAGGCTGTTGCTAAATCAAAG GGAAATCTTGAAAAGATGTGCCGTACTCTTGAGGACCAATTAAGTGAACTTAAGACCAAGAATGATGAAAACATGCGTCAGAACAATGACATGAGTGCACAGAAAGCACGTCTCCTCACAGAAAATG GTGAGTTCAGCCGTCAAATTGAGGAGAAAGAGGGTCTTGTTTCTCAGCTGACCAGAGGCAAACAGGCCTTCACCCAGCAGCTTGAGGAGCTGAAGAGACACGTTGAAGAGGAGGTCAAG GCCAAGAATGCTCTTGCCCATGGACTGCAATCAGCCCGCCATGACTGTGACCTGCTGAGGGAGCAGtttgaggaggagcaggaggccaAAGCTGAGCTGCAGCGTGGTATGTCCAAGGCCAACAGTGAGGTGGCTCAGTGGAGAACTAAGTATGAAACTGATGCCATCCAGCGCACAGAGGAGCTTGAGGAATCCAA GAAAAAGCTGGCCCAGCGTCTTCAGGAAGCTGAGGAGCAGATCGAGGCTGTGAACTCCAAGTGTGCATCTCTGGAGAAGACCAAACAGAGGCTCCAAAGTGAGGTGGAGGACCTCATGATTGATGTGGAGAGAGCCAACGGGCTGGCTGCCAACTTGGATAAGAAGCAGAGGAACTTTGATAAG GTGCTGGCAGAGTGGAAACAGAAGTATGAGGAGGGTCAGGCAGAGCTTGAAGGAGCTCAGAAGGAGGCTCGTACTCTGAGCACTGAACTGTTCAAGATGAAGAACTCTTATGAAGAAgctctggatcagctggagaccATGAAGCGTGAAAACAAGAACCTCCAAC AGGAGATCTCTGACCTGACTGAACAGCTTGGTGACACTGGCAAGAGCATCCATGAGCTGGAGAAGGCCAAGAAGCAGGTGGAGACAGAGAAGTCTGAGATCCAGACAGCTCTGGAGGAAGCTGAG GGAACTCTGGAGCATGAAGAGTCTAAGATCCTTCGTGTTCAGCTGGAGCTCAACCAGATTAAGGGTGAGGTGGACAGGAAGATTGCAGAGAAAGATGAGGAGATGGAGCAGATCAAGAGGAACAGCCAGAGGGTGATTGATTCCATGCAGAGCACTCTGGATGCTGAGGTCAGGAGCAGGAACGATGCCCTGAGAATCAAGAAGAAGATGGAAGGAGATCTGAATGAGATGGAGATTCAGCTGAGTCATGCCAATCGCCAGGCTGCTGAGTCCCAGAAACAGTTGAGGAACGTTCAGGCACAGCTGAAG GACGCTCAACTGCATCTTGATGATGCCGTCAGAGCCCAGGATGACCTCAAGGAACAAGCTGCTATGGTGGATCGCAGAAACGGTCTCTTAGTGGCTGAAATTGAGGAACTCAGAGTTGCTctggaacagacagagagaggcCGCAAAGTCGCAGAGCAGGAACTGGTGGATGCCAGCGAACGTGTCGGACTTCTGCACTCTCAG AACACAAGCCTCATCAACACCAAGAAGAAGCTTGAAAGTGACCTGGTTCAGATCCAGAGTGAAGTTGATGATACTGTTCAGGAAGCAAGGAATGCAGAGGACAAGGCCAAGAAGGCCATCACTGAT GCTGCTATGATGGCTGAAGAGCTGAAGAAGGAACAGGACACCAGTGCTCACCTGGAGAGGATGAAGAAGAACCTGGAGGTTGCTGTTAAGGACCTGCAGCATCGCCTGGATGAGGCTGAGAACTTGGCCATGAAGGGTGGCAAGAAGCAGCTCCAAAAACTCGAGTCTAGG GTGCGTGAGCTGGAGGGCGAGGTTGAAGCTGAGCAAAGACGTGGTGCAGATTCTGTTAAGGGTGTCCGCAAATATGAGAGAAGAGTGAAGGAGCTCACCTATCAG ACTGAGGAAGATAAGAAAAACGTTAATAGGCTGCAGGATCTGGTGGACAAACTGCAGCTCAAGGTGAAGGCCTACAAGAGGCAGGCTGATGAAGCG GAGGAGCAGGCCAACACTCATCTGTCCAAGTCTAGGAAGCTCCAGCATGAGCTTGAGGAGGCTGAGGAGCGTGCTGACATTGCAGAGTCTCAAGTCAACAAGATGAGAGTAAAGAGCCGTGACTCTGGCAAGGTGAATATGCACACATATTATGACTGA